TTCATATCGGGTGTGCTCTTGCTCTTGCCAAACAACCTATTCCGAGGGATCACAATGACCATGGCCTTTGCTGCATTCATAGTCCCCATCTTCATCAAGTTGCATCCATTTTCGAGACCACATCCGGACGGTCTGCTTCCGGGAGCTGATACAAACGTTCCATTTTCAGAAGCAGATGCAGACTTGGCGGATTGGGTCTGAAAGTTGAGAACCCTTGGGTTTTGATTATTATTTGGGAAGAATTTGAATTTGCTATCTCTATCGGGTGCATATAGTTAgctattttattaagtttttcgATGTTCATTAGAGACTAAATTCAAAATCAACACTAAATGATCGGACCAATtgtttagaaaattacaaaaattatgtTCAAAAGATGTTCGGGGaaatttcacaactttttcaAGTAGAATTAGTGAAAAAAGaatctattaaaaaaaaaggCTGCCCAgactaggggtgagcgttcgatcgaatcgaatcaaatcgaatgaaaaaatttcgagttaatcgagttgacgaatcatattttatcatcctaatttgatttaaaattttctcgaatcgagtcgagtgagatggaattcgaatcgaatcgaatcgaattcatttgttcgagttaaattttaaaaaataattttgggtccttgtaatcACTGTCAcccatcataataaaatttatccaccttaatcaaaatttttattaactttcatcacctcataatttatttattaatcttttatatacgggttagcttatttgcttgcttagttttttcaattatctttagattcttgtcactatgtattttggaattaaaaaatatattaaatgtaaaaatatgattttttaataaaagttattttaaagataaaatgtgaataccaatataaaattttaacatgaatatttaatggcataattaataatttaattttaatataaatattcaatatgactaaacaatttaataatataaataatataaaatgtgaaatttaatttaataatataaatagtagatataaataaaattattactatttatgtttagtgattttttttggataattttgattttttatttgagagtaaaaggtgagaagtaaaaatttagggggaaaataaaaagttttgggggataaaagtttgagggaaagtaaatgggggagtaaaattttggagggaaaatattaaaaaaaagtgggGGGATGGATTTGGGGAAGATAAGAGGTAGGATTGGAAGGAAGTAAATGTTTTAGggggaaagtgggagggagtaaaaattatggggaaaaataaaaaattttgagaaaaagtaaatgggagagtaaaattttggtgggaaatggattttgggtagattggggggttgggatagaaggggagtaaaagttttgggggaaagtaggaaggagtaaaaattttgagggaaaagtaaaaagatttgggagtttggggtaaaaatgtaaaatactaTAGTttaatattcgaattattcgaattattcgggttattcgaattcgaaaactcaactcgattcgaactcgaaattcgaaaaaaaattcgagttgactcgaataactcgattcgtttaacttgaaattcgaatttttttttattttttcgagtcgaatcgagttttgctcacccctagccCAAAccaatcaattttaatttttttttgttttttttttttgaatctacattccaatttcaaatataaaatctattTGAAAATAACTAAATAGAATTTTAATAGGTTGTTGAGACCTACAAAAATAAAACctacttaaaaatataaatgagtAGATAATAGCAAGTAAGGTTGTATCCACAAAGACTGATCATAATTTTATTGAGGGTTAGGAAATCAAagactaaatttaaattaaacttaagGAAGAAAGCAATAAATAGAAGTTAAGTAAAATCAACAAGGAAAAATTACAACCAAAGATAAAATCTCTGTTTGATTCGTAGATTTAATCATTAATACAAAGATGTCCTTAATGTCTTTAGTAAAGTAATCAAGAGGCAATTCATTTGAAATTAATTTCTTGGTCGGTAAATAACTTTATAATTCAatgtccaaaattaaaattataatttttatgtcttaccgtttttatgatttttaattttttaaatattttctattatttctattattataatttttctatatttttaataattttaaaaaatataatttattataggAAATGTACACTATTAAAATCATTCGCAATTAATCGGTTAAGTTCCGTCGCAACCTGTGCAAATCTGTAAACAGCTAGCTTCTTCCAGAGTTACAAAATTCAAAACCCATTATCACATGTTGAATCTAGACAAATACGCACTTTATTGAAACCATACATTGACCTGGCTTGACCTAAAGACGAAATAAAGGTGAGCCAAGATGTAAAACAGATTTTAGCAAACAAGAACTTTACCATGCtatataatggtttattaaaaatgtaaaaacttCCATCAAAAAAACAAATGTAACTTAAACTAAACTACTGCAACTAAATTTCAAGAAGGCGATTGGTCCAAAACTGCCGCTCGTGAGTTGAAAAGCAGAGGATACAACTTAAAGAAGAACCAACACAAAGTACCAGCCAGCAAGCATCCAACTCATTAATTCTTTGAACTGCTccaaatattatcaaatttacgCAGCGGATTGGGCTGCAAGCCTCTTCCGGGCTTCCTCAATGATCGACAACTTGATACCCTTGCCCTTAGGAAGCAAAACCCACAGCTTTGTCCCCTTACCAATTGTAAACACATTGCCAAGACGGGTTGCAAACTCGTGGCCAGCAGCATCTTGAACATGGATTGTCTCAAAGCTACCCTTATGCTTCTCTCTGTTCTTAATCACTCCAACACGTCCCCTGTTCCTTCCTCCAGTGACCATGACAACATTCCCGACATCAAACTTGATGAAATCGACAATTTTGTTGCTCTCTAAGTCAAGCTTGATGGTATCATTAGCCTTGATCAATGGATCTGGGTAGCGGATTGTTCGGCCATCATAAGTATTGAGGTATGGAATACCCTTCTGGCCAAACTGGACAGACCGAACTTTACAGAGCTTAAACTGCAGAACCGAAGATGAAAAGAACATGGCCAATCATTAGAATACCATCCACGGGataaaaaatatgaagaaaaactaatgaaatattAGACAACAGTAACAAGAAATATAACAAATTGAGGTGCATCGATACAAACCTTGGACTCATCACCGGTGATGGCATGAAGGCGGAATCGTCCTTTTGTATCATAAAGGAGACGGAAGTCCTCATTTGTCTTTGGAATTGACACAACATCTGGAAGTAGGAAATAAAGAATAACCACCAATACATAATTCAAAGACTTTGAAGCACACAGAAAAGgtacaaaaataagcatcatgaAAGGTGAACCATTAAAAAACTCTAGAAAACTAAATTATCTGCTAAAAAAATTTGCCAATTCGCCATGTACTTAAAAACTAGAATGAAAGGAATGACATCAGGCCGATTTGCAACAAAATGATTTGAGTAGAAGACATGCAAGATTCAAAGAAATGAAGCTGTACTTCGCATaagtttataatttgaaaatacaaaaaaCTCCGTTTGATCCAGAAATCAAATTCTACATACCCATGAAACCAGCTGGATAAGTCTTATCAGTTCTAACCTTCCCATCTACCATAACATGCCTCTGCATAAGAATAGCAATCACTTCTCTATATGTCAGAGCATATTTTAATCTGTTTCGAAGAATGAGAACTAGTGGTAAGCATTCCCTGGATTTGTGAGGTCCAGATGATGGCTTTGGTGCCTGCATGAACAGAGAAATTATAAGAACACAAAATAGAGGCAGTGAATTGAACTGGTAAGGATGTAAAAGGGTTTTtgagataataacatacaaatGCACCGCCAAGTTTGTCAAGCATCCAATGCCTAGGAGCATTGAGCCTCTTCAAATGTTTCTTCAACCCTCTAGCCTGCAACAGACAAGGAAAAATATAGCTTTAAATAAAGCCACAATGCATAGACTTTGAAGCACAAGAACTTTCACCAGGGAGAAAATAAGTCAACCCAGAACCAAAACGCAAAGTAGATTTCACACATTTAGAAACTAAATCCTAGATAAAATTGTAACAAACCAGATATAAAGGAACC
This window of the Gossypium hirsutum isolate 1008001.06 chromosome A09, Gossypium_hirsutum_v2.1, whole genome shotgun sequence genome carries:
- the LOC121206311 gene encoding 40S ribosomal protein S4-like — encoded protein: MARGLKKHLKRLNAPRHWMLDKLGGAFAPKPSSGPHKSRECLPLVLILRNRLKYALTYREVIAILMQRHVMVDGKVRTDKTYPAGFMDVVSIPKTNEDFRLLYDTKGRFRLHAITGDESKFKLCKVRSVQFGQKGIPYLNTYDGRTIRYPDPLIKANDTIKLDLESNKIVDFIKFDVGNVVMVTGGRNRGRVGVIKNREKHKGSFETIHVQDAAGHEFATRLGNVFTIGKGTKLWVLLPKGKGIKLSIIEEARKRLAAQSAA